ACACGGTTTTGAATTGATGTTTGATGTGTTACAACGTGAATTAGAAGCAGAAGTTGAATGGGATGAATAAGAATAGATGAAGAATAAACGGTACAGGCAAATGCGCTGTGCCGTTTTTTACTGCATTATATGAAACAGTGGGATGACATCGACGCCATCGCCATGCCACTGAAAGAGAGATGTTGCATAGCCTATGAAATACGTATTTTATGGAAACTTCGTGCAGCGGTGTTCGCATGATATATATCAATATTGCGCGTTGCTAAAGTGCCAACTAGCGCACTCATCACTTCTGCAGTTGTCGTCACCTTCAAAATGTCTTTAGCAAAACTGTAAATGACACGTTCACTGTGGAAACCATTTAAAATATCAATCACTTTATCTTTAATAAACGGGTCGTCTAAGCCATCAATCATCATTTCAAAGCGATGTTCCTCGTGGGGTCGTTGATGTAATGGTTTGATAGCATCAAGTAATTGGAAAGGCACGATTTGGTAAATACGGTAATGATGGAAGCTCATAAAACTAATCAAATAGGGCAAAGCTTGTTTCGGTAAATGAATTTTGAGTAAGTAATTTTGCTGATGTTTCAACCATTCCATTTGAATTGTGGCATGGAGGTTCATCCCATTTAATAACTTTAATAATTTTCGTCTGGCAAAGCGGCTTGTCATGTGATCTATATTTAAAATAAATGTCTCTATTTTATCGATTATCATTCTAATTCCCCATTTTAAATATTGTTGCATTCATTGTATCACGAGTCATTTGTATTTTCAGTAAGACTATAGATGTAAAGTGAACATGATGATTTTTTACTTAAACTAAATATTTCTACAAAAAGTATTGTATGCTATATTTACTTGTGATAATATTCTGATTATTAATTGCATTGGGGGAGTGAATGCCATGTTACAACGATTAGGTCAATTTGCATCTAAAACATTTTTATTATGGATGTTATTGGCGAGTATTTCAGGATTTTTAATTCCGGATATTTTCAAAGGATTCGGAACGTTTGTACCGTATTTATTAGGTATTGTTATGTTAGGGATGGGGTTAACAGTTACAGTTGATGACTTTAAATTAATATTGAAGGAACCGAAAGCTGTCTTAATTGGGGTCATTTTACAATATACGATTATGCCGCTTTCTGCATATGCGGTCGTGAAGCTATTTCAATTACCAGCTGATATTGCCATTGGTGTACTGTTAGTAGGATGTTGTCCAGGAGGTACGTCGAGCAATGTCATTAGCTATTTGGCAAAAGGGAATGTGCCATTATCTGTCACGATTACAACAATTTCAACCGTACTTGCGTCGTTCATGACACCATTTTTAATGTTTGTATTAGCACAAGAATGGATGGACGTTTCGTTTATCGCCATGTTTATTTCAGTCGTTAAAGTCGTACTCGTACCTTTAGTGTTAGGTATTTTGATTCAAAGATTTCTTAAACCTGTGGCACATGTGGGTGAAGACATCTTGCCACTTATTTCAGTTATTGCGATTTCAGTGATTTTAGGTGCGGTTGTAGCAGGCAGTCGTGAACTCATTATTCAAACAGGATTGCTCATCTTTTTAGTCGTAGTGATACATAATGCGATTGGTTATTTATTAGGTTTTTGGTTTTCGCATTTGTTCAAATTAAATTATACAGACCAAAAAACAGTTTCGATTGAAGTCGGCATGCAAAACTCTGGCTTAGCTGCATCATTAGCGACAGTTCATTTTAATCCTTTAGCTGCAGTACCCGGCGCAATATTTAGTGTAGTTCATTTAGTGACAGGACCGATATTAGCGAAATACTGGGCAGCAAAATCAAAATAGTTTTTTAGAAAGAATAGGCGTATCGTGTCGTTAAAGGCGATAAGATAGGGTCTATTCTTTTTTCTTTTTATGATTCGCTATTGTAGGATTGCTAGCGGTTTTACTTTTTTATTAGGTTGTGCGAAAATAATGTTTAAATATATATAATAATGAAGCCTTAAAAAGGGTGTGATGTAAAAATGATGATTAAAGTGCTACAAAATTACTTTATCACGGTCTCCATATTGTTTATGATGCTCGTGCTGTCAGTCGGCTTTTTGATGAATTTTCCGAATGGCTTGACGCTATTACTTTCGTTGACTGCGATATTGACTATGATCAACTTTAGCATTGAAACTTGGCTCTTGCGCACAACATTATCAGAACGAAAAGTACGTTTTATTCAAACGCTCGTCTTTCCATTATCTATCATCATTATTGGTGTTGTCTGTTTCATACTTCTGCCAACTGTATCCTAATCATATCTATTGCAATCTCTAGGTATAAAAAATATACTTTAATTGAATCATATTTGAATAACACTTGGAGGGATGTATCGTGAACATTACAGGACATCATCATATCTCAATGTACACTAAAGATTTGGATCAAAACAAAGCATTTTATACGGAAACATTAGGGTTACACTTAACGAAAGAAACGGTGAACCAAGATGATCATGGGATGGTACACATCTTTTACGGTGACCAACAAAATTCACCAGGCACATTGCTGACATTTTTTGAAATTCCAAATGCGGGTGCAATGCGTAAAGGAACAAACATGATTGCGAGAATTGGGCTACTCGTACCAAATGAAGCGGCACTTGATTTCTTTGAAGCACGCTTACAAGGAAAAGCGACAAATATTTCAAGAGGCACTTACATGGAACAACCTGCACTGTATTTTGACGATCCAGATACATTGTCATATGTCATGATGGTGAATGGTGATGCAGTAATTCCAAATGGATGGCAAAATCCAGTCGATAATGACATTCCTGCAGAGTATCAAATTTTAGGGTTGGGACCGATTGAAATTCACGTTGCAGATGCACAGAAAACGTTAGATTATTTACGCGACACATTAGATTTTAAAGATAAAGCACAATTGGGTGAGCAGTCCGTCGTTGCGATTGATGCTCAAGGTTATTATTCAGACCTCGTAGTCATCGAAAAAAACGGATCTAACGTTCGACCAGGGCGCGGTTATGTTCATCATCACGCACTTGCAACAGAAAATGATGACACATTAAACCAACTCGTTTCACTACACGATGATTTAGCGGTCAAACATTCAGGTGTCATTGATCGTATTTGGTTTAAATCGCTGTACTATCGTCAAAACAAAATTATGTATGAATTTGCAACGTTAGCACCAGGATTTTAAACCACATTGATTTTAACAATGAATGAAAGAACCGGAACCCAGGATTTAGGAGGAAGCAAGCATGTATCGCGCAGTCATTTTTGATTTTGATGGTACGATTATCGATACCGAACAACATTTATATGAAACAGTGAATCGTTATTTGAATGAGGCAGGTCATGACAATATGAGCGCAGACTTTTATCGTTCGAATATTGGCGGACGTGCGCTAGGGATTCACCAACATTTACTCACCCATTTAGGAGAAACGTTAACAGATCAAGTCTATCAAGAACATTATGAGACGGCCGGACAACTGCCTTTAAGACCTGGTGTGTTAGCACTGATGCAACAACTGCATCAACGTCATATTCCGATAGGGATTGCTTCAAGTAGTACAAGACACCACATTGAGTCATTAGTCCAGAAGTTAGGTATCGAAAAGTATATTTCAGTGATTAAAGGTCGAGAAGATGTAGAAACAGTAAAACCTGCTCCTGATTTATATTTAGCTGCGGTACAAGCATTGAATTATAGTCCGGCGCATTGTTTAGCGATTGAGGATTCAGTGAATGGTGCGACAGGCGCGATACGTGCAGGACTTGACGTTATCGTGAACCCAAATCAATTCACGGCTCAGAGCGATTTTTCAGAATTGGACTTGCTTGCTAAAGATGTCGATTTGAGCCAAGTCGTCGCGCAATATTTTGATGGAGTACACCAATGAGTTTAGAAATGATTTTATTTTTCATCGTGGCGCCTTTGATTATTTTAGTGGGTAATTTAGTATTAGCGCCACGTTTTCAAAAGCATATTCCGATGCGCGTGCATGTGTTATCCGCTGTAACAGGACTCATCGTTTACGCAGTGCTTGCTTCAATCATTTATTATTTTTTCTTACAAGGTAAAATTTAATGTCAAACGTAGGTACCATGCTCATTTGAGTGGATGGTATCTGCGTTTTTCTTTTGGAATATGGACTGTGTTATTTGTTGCAAATGAGATGTGACAATGTGGAAAGCGTGATAACAAGGGAGGCATTTATCTGTCTGGAATAACAAAGAGAAAGTTCATGACACCACAAGTTCAGTTCAACAATGATTCTGTTGTGATGTCATGAGGAGGGTCTAGGTTAATAATAAGATGGCAGCAATAATTAACACTAATAGCATGGCGTCTACACCGACCATTAATTTATAACGTGTGTTCTCAGTGCCTTCTTTTGAGGTTTTATATAACATATAGGCATTAGGAAGAAAACTAATTAAAAGAATTACGATGACAATGATACCAATCGTCTGTGTTGACATATTTCATCACTCCTTAAAAAAACGTTGTCGTATTGCACCGACGATTAAGCCAATTGCAACCCCGATTGCAAGACCTACTAAAGCATGCGCTAGCCATTGCCCTACGAGTATACCTAAGATGATGCCAATAAGTAGGGGAGGGCCATAAATGCGTTTTCGTGTGTCGTGACTTAAAAGCGTGAAGACGACGAAGTATAATATCGCAAAGACAATGGCAACGAGTATTGAACGTAGCAATAACTCGGTTGTCGTATAGGTGGATTGTGTTTGATTTAGGAAGAAAAAGAGTAGACCTAAAATAATTGAGATGAGGACACCTCTAACGATACGTGTGCGATCCATAATATGCTCCTTAGTCTTTGAATTGTCCCTATTATAACATAGACCGCAATCAATGATGACGTGTACTCATCTATCACAAATGATGCATTAGTTCTTCTTGTTTTCCTTTTTAATCGCTTTGAATTGACCGTGATCATTCAGATAAGCATAAAATAGGCCGATGATTAGGCCACCGCCGATATAGTTGCCAAGTAAAGCGCCGATAATGTTTTTAGTCATATGTAGCATATTGAAAGCGTCTGTTTGATAAATGGCACTGGCAATAAACAAACAAGCATTATAAACAACGTGTTCATAGCCCATAAACGCGAAAATCGTTACACCGAACATCATGACAAATATTTTGGCCAACACATCATCAATCTGCATGGCAATGACTAATGCAATGTTAATAAAGAAATTGGCGAAAATGGCACGGACTAAAATGTTTTGAAAACTATAATCATGAATTTTGACCTGAACGGTATGATCGAGCATTTGTAGCATATCCGGTGTCATGACGTTGGAAAACCGAAGTAAACTAAACAAAATGACAGCACCCATCATATTTCCAACAAAACATAACGTGAATATTTTAAGTACCCGTGTTGGACGAATCAAGTGATAATACAATCCCACCGTAAAATACATGAAATTACTCGTCAGAAGCTCAGAGTTGGTGAACAAAATTAACACGAGGGCAAAACTAAAAGTAAATGCACCCGCCATATTCACGAGACCAGGCGCTACGTCAGGCGCAAATGTTGTTTTAACTGCTAATACAAAAACGGTAATGATGCTAATAATAAATCCAGCCATCATCGCTCTTAATAAATAACGTCTTAGATAAAAGCTCTGAAGTACATCTTTCTTTTGAATTGTCTCAATAATATTTGAAACCCACTGGCGACCATAAAAAATTGTATCCCATTTAATATTAGTATCCTTCATAAATTAGATTCCTTTCTTAAATAATAAACCTAGTATAAGCAATTCGGATGATAATGTGAATATAATCACAATACATTAATGTGACAATATTTCGACGGTCGACGATGCAAGCGCTATCATATCGAAGCGTGATTTTTAATAGGATAACGATACTGTTGTATAGGATGACCGATATATCAAGGGTTAAAGCTGTAACGGATATATATACGCATCAAGGCTGTTTGGCGTTGAAAATAAGAATTTAAATGAATGGGTTAACATTTTTAATTTTTTCTTCAAATTCTGATAGTTTATAGTATAATAGCGACATGCACGGTTCAACATCAATTTTATATGAGTAGGGGTTACAAAAGGAGATGGAACGTTGTCATGGAAGATAATCAATTACACAGAGGATTAAGTTCTCGACAGATTCAAATGATCGCACTCGGTGGTACTATCGGTGTCGGTTTATTCATGGGGGCATCTAGTACGATTGCGTGGACAGGTCCCTCTGTCATTTTTGCATATTTAGTTGCAGGTTTGTTTTTATTTTTAATCATGCGCGCAATGGGAGAAATGGTCTATCTTGATCCATCAACTGGTTCATTTGCAAACTATGCGACAGACTATATCCACCCTGTTGCTGGTTACGTGACTGCATGGGCCAACATTTTTCAATGGATTGTTGTAGGGATGTCAGAAGTCATCGCAGTTGGCGCATATATGAAGTTTTGGTTTCCAGAGTTACCAACATGGATTCCAGGTCTGATTGTCATTGTTCTGTTAACTGCAGCCAATGCGGTGTCTGTAAAAGCGTTTGGCGAATTTGAATTTTGGTTTGCGATGATTAAAATCGTGACAATTATTTTGATGATTATTGCTGGTTTCGGTTTGATTTTCTTCGGTATAGGGAACGGAGGCAATCCAATCGGTCTTAGCAATCTTACAGCACATGGTGGTTTCATGCCGAATGGTTGGTTAGGCTTTTTCTTTGCTTTATCTATTGTTATCGGTTCATATCAAGGGGTTGAGTTGATCGGTATTACAGCAGGTGAAACAAAGGATCCTCAAAAAAATATTAAAAAAGCTGTAAACGGCGTCATTTGGCGTATTTTAATCTTTTATATCGGTGCCATCTTTGTCATTGTAACGGTTTATCCTTGGAATGAATTGCACGACATTGGTAGCCCATTTGTTGCAACATTCGCAAAAATCGGAATTACGATTGCAGCAGGTTTAATTAACTTCGTTGTGATTACAGCAGCGATGTCAGGCTGTAACTCGGGTATTTTCAGTTCAAGTCGTATGATTTTTACTTTAGCACAACATCGTCAATTACCAGCGATATTTACAAAAGTTATGAGAAACGGTGTGCCATTTTACACAGTTTTAGCTGTATCCATTGGTATTTTAATTGGTGTCATTTTAAATGTTGTATTACCACAGTTTATCGATGGCTCTGAAAATATTTTCGTTTATGTGTATAGTGCATCTATTTTACCTGGGATGATTCCATGGTTTATGATTTTATTTAGCCATATTCAATTTAGAAAGAAATTTCCAGAAAAATTAGAAAACCATCCTTTCAAAATGCCACTTGCACCAGTGACAAACTATCTGTCTATCGCATTTTTATTAACGGTGTTAGTCGCAATGTTAATTAATCATGAAACACGTGTATCTGTGATTATTGGTTTCTTATTCTTAGGTTTTATGGCTGTATTTTTCTTCTTACGCGGCTATCATAAACGTGACAAAGAAGAATTTAAATTATAAAAGTAACAGGCATCGTGTTGTATTTTGGGAAAGAGATGCATAACGATATCATAATGATCGAGCTTATATTCGCATAGTTGAGATGAATCCGTGCTTCAATATGCGTGTCTATTTTTAATTGTAAAGCGTGTTTAAAGTGGGATGGCGCATGTCATTCCGCTTTTTAAATTTGCTAAAAATCGCGCAAACAGTGTTTTAACGTGTGACCGTACACATTTGGAAATAAGCACGTGTTTGTATAATCTGTTGGATATAACTTTGATTCAATTTACTTTGACTGCCGAATTCAATAGGGACTAATGGATTGTGATACAAGTTGTAAAGGCAAAAATAATAAAGGTCGTAAGGATAGGGACGGTTTGCATCCGTATGAACGGGTTGAGGTGATTGTTGATAATGCGATTGAACTTTCGCTTTCAAAGTCGTCAGTATGTCTTGTGCGTGTTCGGGATCACGAGTGTAGGTTAAATCATAAGTCGTAGTTAAGTCTAACAGTTCATTCAAAACCTTAAGTGCCTGCATCAAATTGGGCGTTTCATAACCGTTCATCACTAGCGTCCTTTCATGAAATAATATATAGTATAACAAGAATCATTCACGCGTGTAAGGGTTGTATGAAACTGTAAAAAAAGTCACGGGTCTGTGATATGTATACAACCGTTCGTACATTTTTAAAGGAAAGAGAGTATTCAAATGTCAAAATATAAATGGAAAGATATTGCTTGGCGAGACTTATTATTAGTTCCTATTGTGCTCGTTGCAACGTTCGTCTTTAGCATACTTGCAGCTATCATTAGTTTTGTGTTTTTTAATGTGAGTGAAGCGGCGTTGTTGTCTGACTCAAATGCGCTTGTCGCACAAGTCATCGCTACAGTCGTTGCTTACTTGATTGTCATCCTCAGTTTTTACTTGTTACATTATCAAACGATGGGGCAACGTTTTATGAAGGGGCTTCAAGGGATACGCCAATACATATTTTGGATCGTAGGCGCGTACCTCGTTGCACAAGCCGCTTCAACACTTTATGGTTATTTACAACAGTTTTTGCCCGCACACTTTCAATATGATACGACGCAAAACGAGATGCTGATTGACCAACTTTTCGCTATTCCGTGGTTTACACCAATCAATTTCATGATGATTGTCATATTAGCCCCGGTCGTTGAAGAAATTTTCTTCCGTCATATTTTAATTGGAGAATTAGGTAAGAAGTTAAACTTTAAAGTCATGGCCGTCATATCAGCCTTGCTATTTGCGGGGGTACACGTACTTCAAGCGACATCCCCATTTGAAATAATCGATTACTTAATTTTAGCCGTGCCACTTGTGTTCTTATATATGAAAAGTGGCCGTAACTTAGGTGTGTCGATCGCCTTTCACATGTTAAATAATTTTATTTCGTTCGTGGTCACAATCATGCAATAGTGACAACGCGCATAGAAAAAAACCAATGTTACGCTTTTAGGCATAACATTGGTTTTATTGATGTTTTGAATCTTTTAAATAGGTTTCGTAGTTCTCAAGTGTAATATCGTTCGTTTGTATTGATTTTTGGAAAGAATATGATATGTCTTCAATCGTAGAGATATCAACATATTGTGTATAATCGCCGCCAATATGATAAACAATCGCTTGCCAACCGTCGTGACGTGCAATCAGGCCAATAAAAATGACATTTTCGAAGCGTTGTTCGCCCTTTGCATCGCTTTTATAGTCAATACCCATCACTTTGCGCTCTTGGCAATAAATTAAAATGTCACTGAATTGAACGGGCAAGCGTGGATGCTGACGTGTTTCGTATAAAACGTATTGATCCAGTTGGCGTAATGTACGTCGAATATGTGTATACGGTTGTTTTAATATTTTTTGAATGAGATGATTCGTTGCAGCTTCATAAGGCAATGTTGACTGTGCTTGACTTTCTTTTAATATCAAATAGAGCGCTTGTAATTCTGTTTGTGTCAAGTTCAATTGATAGTAATGTTGATTCGCTTGAAGTTGGTAGCCACCATACATCCCGGCATGTGCGACGATTTGAACGCCTTTTCCTTCTAATTCTTGCATGTCGCGTAAAATAGTTCGTTTAGAAACGTTGAGAGCTTGCGCTAATTCAAGAGCAGTCATCGGTTTGTCTTGTTGAATCAAGGCCAACAGCTTCTTTTGCCGTGCTTCTTTATTCATACGAACCCCTCCCAAACATGTTTAACAATATTATAGCATATCGATTAAATAATTATAGTGAAAGACTTTTTCCATCTCAATTGCACGATAAAGTGAAAAATGTAAATAAAAAGTGTACAAAAAGTTTTAGAAAACGCTTACATTTATAGCGGAAATATGTTATAGTGTAGTTAGCTACTAGGGGGATGGTACAAGAAATGTTCAAATAAAGGGGTATCTATCAACATTGATAGTAATGTTTGAATGATGAATTGTACTAATTCTAGTTTAACATCTTCAATATTTATTACTTACTTTCCTTTCTATGCCGGTTGGTTCACGCCAGCCGGTTTTTTTCGTGCATCAATTAGATATTGTACGCCATGATGATTTTAATGCATATCTTTTAAAGAACGCCCAAAAACTTTTGTTCTTCTGTATAATGGAACTAACATAGATAAAGAGGTGATACATATGTTATCTGAATCAGAGCGTCATAAAATAGATCAACATGTCCAACAATGGATTCAGCAGATGACACAAGAAATCCCTAATCTGATTCATCAAATTCAAACCGACACGAAATCCAGTCGTTATGATCTTGTGACGAATGTTGATCGAACGATTGAAACAAGATTTGAACAATTTTTAAAAACGTATTATCCACACCACCACTTATATGGAGAAGAAGCGCATCATGACACGCATCATTTAAAAGAGGGCCATACGTGGTTGATTGATCCGATAGATGGGACCGCAAATTTAGTCAAACAACAAGATGACTTTTGCATGATTATTGGCTATTTTGTTGAAGGGGAGCCACAACTTTCCTATATCTATGATTATCCAAGACAAAAACTGTATCGTGCTGTGAAAGGAAGCGGGGCATTTTTGAATGACAAGCTGTTGCCATTCGTCACATCCCAGCCTTTGAAAGATCAGATTATTTCATTTAACAATCGTGTATTGAATGATGAAACGATGCATGACTTATTAGATGCATCATTTGGTTATCGTTTAATTGGTGCTTGTGGACTTGATTCAGCACGCGTGATTACAGGGCAGTTCGGTGCACATATTCATACGAATGCGAAACCTTGGGACATCGCGGCTCAATTTTTATTTGCACAAGAACTTGGTTTAAAGATGAC
Above is a genomic segment from Staphylococcus delphini containing:
- a CDS encoding amino acid permease, translating into MEDNQLHRGLSSRQIQMIALGGTIGVGLFMGASSTIAWTGPSVIFAYLVAGLFLFLIMRAMGEMVYLDPSTGSFANYATDYIHPVAGYVTAWANIFQWIVVGMSEVIAVGAYMKFWFPELPTWIPGLIVIVLLTAANAVSVKAFGEFEFWFAMIKIVTIILMIIAGFGLIFFGIGNGGNPIGLSNLTAHGGFMPNGWLGFFFALSIVIGSYQGVELIGITAGETKDPQKNIKKAVNGVIWRILIFYIGAIFVIVTVYPWNELHDIGSPFVATFAKIGITIAAGLINFVVITAAMSGCNSGIFSSSRMIFTLAQHRQLPAIFTKVMRNGVPFYTVLAVSIGILIGVILNVVLPQFIDGSENIFVYVYSASILPGMIPWFMILFSHIQFRKKFPEKLENHPFKMPLAPVTNYLSIAFLLTVLVAMLINHETRVSVIIGFLFLGFMAVFFFLRGYHKRDKEEFKL
- a CDS encoding VOC family protein, with the protein product MNITGHHHISMYTKDLDQNKAFYTETLGLHLTKETVNQDDHGMVHIFYGDQQNSPGTLLTFFEIPNAGAMRKGTNMIARIGLLVPNEAALDFFEARLQGKATNISRGTYMEQPALYFDDPDTLSYVMMVNGDAVIPNGWQNPVDNDIPAEYQILGLGPIEIHVADAQKTLDYLRDTLDFKDKAQLGEQSVVAIDAQGYYSDLVVIEKNGSNVRPGRGYVHHHALATENDDTLNQLVSLHDDLAVKHSGVIDRIWFKSLYYRQNKIMYEFATLAPGF
- a CDS encoding helix-turn-helix transcriptional regulator, with amino-acid sequence MNKEARQKKLLALIQQDKPMTALELAQALNVSKRTILRDMQELEGKGVQIVAHAGMYGGYQLQANQHYYQLNLTQTELQALYLILKESQAQSTLPYEAATNHLIQKILKQPYTHIRRTLRQLDQYVLYETRQHPRLPVQFSDILIYCQERKVMGIDYKSDAKGEQRFENVIFIGLIARHDGWQAIVYHIGGDYTQYVDISTIEDISYSFQKSIQTNDITLENYETYLKDSKHQ
- a CDS encoding bile acid:sodium symporter family protein is translated as MLQRLGQFASKTFLLWMLLASISGFLIPDIFKGFGTFVPYLLGIVMLGMGLTVTVDDFKLILKEPKAVLIGVILQYTIMPLSAYAVVKLFQLPADIAIGVLLVGCCPGGTSSNVISYLAKGNVPLSVTITTISTVLASFMTPFLMFVLAQEWMDVSFIAMFISVVKVVLVPLVLGILIQRFLKPVAHVGEDILPLISVIAISVILGAVVAGSRELIIQTGLLIFLVVVIHNAIGYLLGFWFSHLFKLNYTDQKTVSIEVGMQNSGLAASLATVHFNPLAAVPGAIFSVVHLVTGPILAKYWAAKSK
- a CDS encoding CPBP family intramembrane glutamic endopeptidase yields the protein MSKYKWKDIAWRDLLLVPIVLVATFVFSILAAIISFVFFNVSEAALLSDSNALVAQVIATVVAYLIVILSFYLLHYQTMGQRFMKGLQGIRQYIFWIVGAYLVAQAASTLYGYLQQFLPAHFQYDTTQNEMLIDQLFAIPWFTPINFMMIVILAPVVEEIFFRHILIGELGKKLNFKVMAVISALLFAGVHVLQATSPFEIIDYLILAVPLVFLYMKSGRNLGVSIAFHMLNNFISFVVTIMQ
- a CDS encoding HAD family hydrolase — protein: MYRAVIFDFDGTIIDTEQHLYETVNRYLNEAGHDNMSADFYRSNIGGRALGIHQHLLTHLGETLTDQVYQEHYETAGQLPLRPGVLALMQQLHQRHIPIGIASSSTRHHIESLVQKLGIEKYISVIKGREDVETVKPAPDLYLAAVQALNYSPAHCLAIEDSVNGATGAIRAGLDVIVNPNQFTAQSDFSELDLLAKDVDLSQVVAQYFDGVHQ
- a CDS encoding formate/nitrite transporter family protein, with translation MKDTNIKWDTIFYGRQWVSNIIETIQKKDVLQSFYLRRYLLRAMMAGFIISIITVFVLAVKTTFAPDVAPGLVNMAGAFTFSFALVLILFTNSELLTSNFMYFTVGLYYHLIRPTRVLKIFTLCFVGNMMGAVILFSLLRFSNVMTPDMLQMLDHTVQVKIHDYSFQNILVRAIFANFFINIALVIAMQIDDVLAKIFVMMFGVTIFAFMGYEHVVYNACLFIASAIYQTDAFNMLHMTKNIIGALLGNYIGGGLIIGLFYAYLNDHGQFKAIKKENKKN
- a CDS encoding inositol monophosphatase family protein — translated: MLSESERHKIDQHVQQWIQQMTQEIPNLIHQIQTDTKSSRYDLVTNVDRTIETRFEQFLKTYYPHHHLYGEEAHHDTHHLKEGHTWLIDPIDGTANLVKQQDDFCMIIGYFVEGEPQLSYIYDYPRQKLYRAVKGSGAFLNDKLLPFVTSQPLKDQIISFNNRVLNDETMHDLLDASFGYRLIGACGLDSARVITGQFGAHIHTNAKPWDIAAQFLFAQELGLKMTDFHQQPIDFVRGGPFIISNPGCYETILDILLSNGGYQK